The Aspergillus luchuensis IFO 4308 DNA, chromosome 6, nearly complete sequence genome segment CTTGAAGACCTTCTGCACAAGATGCATATTACCATCCCCAGGCTCATTcttgatggtgaagagctggtagggagggggagggttcTCCGATCCATACTTCTCGACCATTTCGTCAacctctttcttcatctgcgtGAACATGATAACTGCGCATAAAGTTAGCTGTTGTTACCCAGAATGCATGTAATGCAACATCGAGCAATGGAAGCCGAACCTTTAGTCTGCCAGAGCTGCTCCGGGTGCATGGTCAAGCTCGACACCAAGGTACGGTCCAAGGGCTTCTCGTCATAGGTTGGGTGACCATGCTCCGGGTACTCGTTGCTCTCAGGACCAGAAGTAACATCGATCGAGAAATCGCCGAGATCCGTTGTAAAGCCACCCAACTTAACATCACCCGCAAAGCCGTAAGGATCCTCAGGTGCGCCCTCGACGCCCAAGTTGCCAAGTCCCTCCAAGCCTGCATAGAATAGAACGGTTGTGGGCTGATCGGGATCAGCATCTTCGCGGGGAACACCCTTCACACGAGCAGCCCAGCTGCCTCCATGTTGTCCACCAGGGACCTTCACGAAATCGATCGTCAGATCAATGGAGTTTCCGGCATCATGAATTGTCTGGCGGCCACCCTTCCGAATGTCGTATTCATCCCAGCCATAGCCAGCCATGCCTTCATTCTGCTCGCAGGTATGTCTAAAGTCTTTTGGAATGGGTCAGTTAAGTAGTTGGGCGGGTGCAATTGTTAGAAGGAAAAGACCGGTTTGCTTGTTCCGGACACATACTCTGTTGCGCCGTGGCATAATTGTCCACCTTTGCCCACATCAATCCTGCAAACAGACTGTTCGGGATGCGAGGGCGAACCCCAAAGTAGAGGTTCGGTTTATACGGGCCCCATAGTAAAGACTGGTTGTTGGCTCTCGCTACCTCGCTGCTTAGAACGGAGAGATCATCGGCCGGAGCTTGACTAGAAAGCACCGCAGCGGCATTGAGTACCGGCGTCAAGAATGCGGATATCTTAGAAAGATGCATTTTCTATATCGAAAGCATCCAGAGCTAATTCAAACCTCAGAGACTGAGGATGATCATGGAGGGGGTAAATTGACACCGATGCGGTTCAGTTCATGGGAAATGCGCGTTCGTTGTTACTATCTGGCATCTGCTGGAGCGGCCGGCCTCCGCTCCGCAAATTACGTGGCCCAAGCTCCACCCCCCGACAATGGGTCCTGCAGCCTGCAATAAGCTCCTGCTAGAGAGAACTATAATTCTACCTGCAATTTTTGCATTTGACGTGCAGAATACTATCTACAGGCTTTTATTCTACAGGAAGTTCCTTGGGTCCAGCGAACCGATCTTCGCACTTTTAGCTGCACCATCGAAGACGAATTCGCTAATCAGCTTGCCAGTACCCGGGGCGTTTTGTATGCCCCAGCAAGTATGGCCAGCAGCAAGGTATAGCCCCTTGGTGCCAGTATGACCAATCAATGGACCCCCGCGTGCAGCAGCCACATTGGGCAAGTAACAAGCCTGTCGGGCTAAGACTTCGCCATCACGGAGTCGATCAGAGATGCTGCCGACctggttgatgatatcctGGCATCGCACTTGATCTACTTCCACATCTGCGCTGGTTTTCGGAAGCGGAACAACGTGATCGCCTTCACCACATGCATAAACTGTATTGTCTGGGCGAGCATAGATCTCCGGCGAGGCCTCATCAGGTTGAGAAGGCTTCGTCGGATCGAAATTGGCCGGGAGGTCAATGCTGGTGAACAGAGTGTATGCGCTGACTGGCTCAACTGGCCGGATAACAACACTGTGTGCGCGAGTCGCCGTGATAGGGGCTTCTGGCAAGACCGACCTCGTCCAGGGAccggcagcaacaacaacgtcCGTTGCGGAGATGCTGTGCGATTCACCCGTCTTCTTGTCAGTATACGATACTGACTGGACAGCATCTCCGGAATAGTCGATGCCGGTAACGGAGCCCAGTATTATCTTTGCACCCTTCTCTTCGGCAAGCTTAGCGATAGAAGTGGTGAAGAGATAAGGATGAACCTGGGCGGTCTCTCCAGGATCACTCATGCTTGTGTAGCTTCTCACAGCCTCAGGCTCAAACCAGTCTAGATCCTTGGGAAACTTCGCAGCTTTTAATTTTCCCATGGCATCGGCGCTCCGCTTCTGTAGTGACACCGAGCTCCCACTCGCTCCTGCGCTGGCGTCTTTCTTGTCGCTGAGAGGACGGCCCTTCGCCATGAGCTGTCCGCAATTGACTTCTCGATAACCCCATCGCTCCTTGCCATTGTGCTCCTTAGCCAAGTCCGCATGCAACTTGTAACTCAGTGGGACGATGTTGCTCGGGTAAGCCCACAATGCCAGAAGGCCTCCTGCTTTGCCCGATGCCCCTCCTGCGATGTCGGATGCTTCAATGAGAGTCACCGAGTGCCGTGAAGGGTCAAAAGAAGGATGTCTGGTCAAATAATAAGCTGAGCAGCATCCGATGATACCACCACCTTAAGGAAAAAGCCATTAACACGCATATTCCGGGCTGTGCGGGGTAGATAGAGATAAGTAGATTGATGCGCATGCGGCGCACACGTACCAACGATCACAATTTCACGGCGTTCGCCAGAAGCTGACATCTTGTGGTATGGCGCAATCCTTGATGCTAAAGCCCTCAGAGAAGCCACGATGGCGAGATGACGAGAAATTCAAAGTAATGACGGGGAGTCGAATTGGTGTCGGAAGCAAGTCTTTTAAAGAGGGGCCTATA includes the following:
- a CDS encoding FAD-dependent oxidoreductase (COG:E;~EggNog:ENOG410PHSE;~InterPro:IPR006076,IPR036188;~PFAM:PF01266,PF13450;~go_function: GO:0016491 - oxidoreductase activity [Evidence IEA];~go_process: GO:0055114 - oxidation-reduction process [Evidence IEA]) translates to MSASGERREIVIVGGGIIGCCSAYYLTRHPSFDPSRHSVTLIEASDIAGGASGKAGGLLALWAYPSNIVPLSYKLHADLAKEHNGKERWGYREVNCGQLMAKGRPLSDKKDASAGASGSSVSLQKRSADAMGKLKAAKFPKDLDWFEPEAVRSYTSMSDPGETAQVHPYLFTTSIAKLAEEKGAKIILGSVTGIDYSGDAVQSVSYTDKKTGESHSISATDVVVAAGPWTRSVLPEAPITATRAHSVVIRPVEPVSAYTLFTSIDLPANFDPTKPSQPDEASPEIYARPDNTVYACGEGDHVVPLPKTSADVEVDQVRCQDIINQVGSISDRLRDGEVLARQACYLPNVAAARGGPLIGHTGTKGLYLAAGHTCWGIQNAPGTGKLISEFVFDGAAKSAKIGSLDPRNFL